The region GAGCCGATTGGAAGACCGCTCCGATTTCCGGGTAACCGACGAGGGGCTCTTGGAAATATCGTTCTCCGACCGCAATCCGCAGAAGGCGGCGGATGTCGCCAACTCTTATGCGGCGGAACTGGACCGTCTGAACCGCGAAGTGACCAGTGCGCGCGCCCGCACAACGCGCGATTTTATCGGCAACCGGCTTATAGAAGTTGCTCGCGAGCTTGATTCCGCCCGCTCGGCGCTCCGCGTTTTTCAGTCGCGGCACAAGGCAATCGACCTGGACCAGCAGACGCAACTGGCCATTCAGTCGGCGGTCAATCTAAAAGTCGCCCTGGCCGAGAATGAAATCGAGCTTAATCTCAAGGAGCAATCACTCTCGTCGAGTCATCCCGACGTCATCACCTTGAAAAGGCGGGTAGAGCAGATTCGTGAACAGATAAGCAGTCTCGAATTCGGCGCCAAGGATAGCTCCTTTCTTAATCTGCCCGTTTCAGAAGTTCCCTTGCTTAAAGGGCAACTGGCGGAGCTTACCAGTCGGGTGCAGGTATCAGAAGCGCTTTTCCAGATTCTTACCGAGCAGTTCGAGCAGGCTAAGATACAGGAGAAGATGGATACCCCGACAATATCGGTGCTGGACCCGGCTTATCCGCCGGAGCTTCCATATCGTCCGCAGAAGAAAATAATTGTCGCCGTGGCGGCGGCGCTGGCGCTTATCCTGGCGATATTTTTCGCGCTGATATTGGACTATCTGGAAAATCTGCGCAAAAAAGCGCCTGAGGATTACCATCGTGCCGCCCTTTTCTTCAATACGCTTCTGGGCTGGATTCCGGGAGTGCGCAAATACTTCTCTTAAGATTCACAGGTGAGGAAATATGTCGAATGCTATAATTGATTCCTCGGCCCGTATTGCCGAGGGAGTGCGGGTGGGAAACTTTTCGGTAATCGGGGCCGGCGTGGAAATAGGCCGCGGCTCCATAATCGGCAATAACGTGGTCTTGCACGACGGAACCAGAGTCGGCGACAATGTCCGCATCGATGACGGTACCGTAATCGGCAAACATCCGATGCGGGCGGCGAATTCGGCCGTGACCAAAGAGCAGCAGCTTCCTCCGGCCGAAATCGGCTCCGACTGCATCATCGGCACCGGCGTGGTTATCTATCGGGGATGTCAAATCGGACGCAAAGTCCTGATTGCCGACCTCTCCACGGTCAGAGAGAATGTCTCCGTCGGTGATTTCACCATTGTCGGTCGGGGGGTCGCCATTGAGAATTTCTGCCGAATCGGACGATACTGCAAACTGGAAACCAATGTCTATATAACTGCCTATTCGGAATTGGAAGACCGGGTTTTTGTGGCGCCCTGCGTGGCGACATCAAATGACAACTTCATCGGGAGAACCGAGGAGCGGTTTAAGCACTTCAAAGGGGTGACCGTAAGAAGAGGGGGGCGGATTGGTGTAAATGCCACGATACTTCCGGGAAAAACTATCGGCGCCGATGGTCTAATAGCGGCGGGGGCAGTGCTGACACAAGACTGTCCGGATAAAAAGATAATGGCGGGGGTGCCAGCGAAAGTATTCCGGGATGTGCCCAAAGAGCAGTTGCTTGAAAATCAGGGATGGAAGGAGTGAGCGATGGCGGTTCCGCTGCTTGATTTATCGCGCCAGTACCGCAGTATCAAAGAGAAATTAGACCAGGCGGTGCTGCGAGTTTTTGAACATAATCAGTTTATTCTGGGTCCGGAGGTAACGGAGCTGGAAAGCCGACTGGCGATTTTTTGCGACTGCAAATATGCGATTGGGGTGGCCTCGGGCACCGATGCTCTTCTGCTGGCGTTGCGTGCCGCCGGTGTGGGTCCCGGCGATGAAGTGATTACTTCTGATTTTTCATTTTTTGCCTCGGCCGGCGTCATATCGCGGCTGGGGGCAGTGCCGGTCTTCGTTGATATCGAAGAGGACACCTATAATATCGACCCAAGAGCCATTGAAAAGGTCATTACTTCGCGGACAAAGGCAATCATGCCGGTGCATCTTTTTGGACAGACCGCCGATATGGACCCGATTATGCAAATAGCCCGAAAGCATAATCTTCAAGTTATCGAAGATGCGGCGCAGGCAATCGGCGCCCGCTATAAGAATCGTCAGGCCGGGTCGATCGGGCATTACGGCTGTTTCTCCTTCTTTCCGACCAAAAATCTCGGCGGCGCCGGCGACGGCGGCCTGGTGACACTCAGTGATGATGACCGCGCCGACTTTGTGCGGATTCTAAGATTTCACGGCGCCAAACCGAAATATTATCATCGCGTCATTGGGTATAATTCCCGCCTGGATACGCTTCAGGCGGCGGTGCTTCTGGTAAAGCTCGATTATTTGCCTCGTTGGACCGAAGGGCGCCGGAAAAACGCCGCCCTGTATGACAAAGCGTTTCAGGGAACCGCAGTTAAGACCCCGGTCGCCAAAGACTACGCCTATCATATTTACAACCAATATACCATCGCCGTGGAGAACCGTGACGAGCTGATGCGGGTATTGAAGGAAAAGAAGATTGGGCATGAAATCTATTACCCGGTTCCGTTTCATTTGCAGGACTGCTTTAAAGACCTGGGGTACAAGCCGGACGAATTCCCGCTGACTTCCAAGGCATCGGCATCGGTGGTGTCGCTTCCGATTTTTCCGGAGTTGACCGCGGAAGAGCAGGAAGAAGTGATTGCGGTGGTGAAATCGATATCGGGCTGACCGATTTCATGCGATTGCAAAGAATCGGAGGGCAACGAATGCTGTCAAAGAAACCGCTCATCTTTTCCGTGGTGGGCGCCCGGCCTCAGTTTATTAAACTGGCGCCGCTGGCGCCGGTACTTTCGCGCCGATTCCATCATATCATTGTTCATACCGGGCAGCATTATGATTATGATATGTCGCAGGTTTTTTTCCGCGAGTTACATCTCCCCAAGCCGAAGTATAACCTGGATGTCGGTTCCGGGTCGCATGCCTTAATGACGGCCAATATTATGATTAGGCTGGAAAAATTGCTGGGTCGACTTCAACCTGATATCATTCTGGTATATGGCGATACCAACAGCACCTTGGCGGGAGCGCTGACCGCGGCAAAATTGCAGATTCCGGTAGGGCATATCGAAGCGGGACTGCGCTCCAACCGCCTCGACATGCCCGAAGAGATTAACCGCCGCCTCACCGACCAGGTCTCCTCTCTGCTTTTTTGTCCG is a window of Candidatus Zixiibacteriota bacterium DNA encoding:
- a CDS encoding DegT/DnrJ/EryC1/StrS family aminotransferase, whose protein sequence is MAVPLLDLSRQYRSIKEKLDQAVLRVFEHNQFILGPEVTELESRLAIFCDCKYAIGVASGTDALLLALRAAGVGPGDEVITSDFSFFASAGVISRLGAVPVFVDIEEDTYNIDPRAIEKVITSRTKAIMPVHLFGQTADMDPIMQIARKHNLQVIEDAAQAIGARYKNRQAGSIGHYGCFSFFPTKNLGGAGDGGLVTLSDDDRADFVRILRFHGAKPKYYHRVIGYNSRLDTLQAAVLLVKLDYLPRWTEGRRKNAALYDKAFQGTAVKTPVAKDYAYHIYNQYTIAVENRDELMRVLKEKKIGHEIYYPVPFHLQDCFKDLGYKPDEFPLTSKASASVVSLPIFPELTAEEQEEVIAVVKSISG
- a CDS encoding acyltransferase, with the translated sequence MSNAIIDSSARIAEGVRVGNFSVIGAGVEIGRGSIIGNNVVLHDGTRVGDNVRIDDGTVIGKHPMRAANSAVTKEQQLPPAEIGSDCIIGTGVVIYRGCQIGRKVLIADLSTVRENVSVGDFTIVGRGVAIENFCRIGRYCKLETNVYITAYSELEDRVFVAPCVATSNDNFIGRTEERFKHFKGVTVRRGGRIGVNATILPGKTIGADGLIAAGAVLTQDCPDKKIMAGVPAKVFRDVPKEQLLENQGWKE
- a CDS encoding Wzz/FepE/Etk N-terminal domain-containing protein, giving the protein GLNSMDENQFNLWRLLEIIALRIKFIVIFVLTVTILSAVTAFILPKYYRARVLLLPPKDEQLKLGQGAGIQDYVSITSGLALPVRATPTDIYARILKSRSIADRVIEANKLKEHYGMKSVVDVLSRLEDRSDFRVTDEGLLEISFSDRNPQKAADVANSYAAELDRLNREVTSARARTTRDFIGNRLIEVARELDSARSALRVFQSRHKAIDLDQQTQLAIQSAVNLKVALAENEIELNLKEQSLSSSHPDVITLKRRVEQIREQISSLEFGAKDSSFLNLPVSEVPLLKGQLAELTSRVQVSEALFQILTEQFEQAKIQEKMDTPTISVLDPAYPPELPYRPQKKIIVAVAAALALILAIFFALILDYLENLRKKAPEDYHRAALFFNTLLGWIPGVRKYFS